A stretch of Manis javanica isolate MJ-LG chromosome 1, MJ_LKY, whole genome shotgun sequence DNA encodes these proteins:
- the LOC108405893 gene encoding vesicle-associated membrane protein 8 isoform X3, translating to MEEASGGGGNDRVRNLQSEVEGVKNIMTQNVERILARGENLDQLRNKTEDLEATSEHFKTTAQKVARKFWWKNVKMIVLICVVVFIIILFIVLFATGVIH from the exons GAGGAGGCCAGTGGAGGTGGAGGAAATGATCGTGTGCGGAATCTGCAGAGTGAGGTAGAGGGTGTCAAGAATATTATGACCCAGAATGTGGAGCGGATCCTGGCTCGAGGAGAAAACTTGGACCAGCTCCGCAACAAGACAGAGGATCTAGAAGCCACA TCGGAGCACTTCAAGACAACAGCACAGAAGGTGGCTCGGAAATTCTGGTGGAAGAATGTGAAGATGATCGTCCTCATCTGTGTGGTTGTTTTTATCATCATCCTCTTCATTGTGCTCTTTGCCACTGGTGTCATCCACTAA